A DNA window from Egibacteraceae bacterium contains the following coding sequences:
- a CDS encoding electron transfer flavoprotein subunit alpha/FixB family protein — protein MPPILVLVDHDQGNPKKVSHQVVTAARTRGDGEVFALLLGEHASAGAGKLGDYGVARAFVWEAREVQEYATEPSVAGLVAAVEASGATSVLYPADPFLTDVAGRAAVRTGGGVVTDVVDLEADGDGLVGTKRIFGGAMISRCRVRAGRPAFYGVSPNAFTAEAPGGPAPEVVHLDVALDDRARRARIVERVEQSSGGRPEMTEASVIVAGGRGLGDAEAFTLIEQLADVLGGAVGASRAATDAGWYPHQHQIGQTGKTVAPQLYIGAGISGAIQHRAGMQTAQTIVAINKDPEAPIFTIADFGVVGDLHKVIPPLIEELKRRRE, from the coding sequence ATGCCGCCCATCCTCGTCCTCGTCGACCACGATCAGGGAAACCCGAAGAAGGTTTCCCACCAGGTCGTCACCGCCGCCCGCACCCGGGGTGACGGCGAGGTCTTCGCGCTGCTGTTGGGCGAGCACGCGAGCGCCGGGGCGGGCAAGCTCGGCGACTACGGGGTGGCGAGGGCGTTCGTCTGGGAGGCCCGCGAGGTCCAGGAGTACGCGACGGAGCCGTCGGTCGCGGGCCTCGTCGCCGCCGTCGAGGCGTCCGGCGCCACGAGCGTGCTCTACCCCGCCGACCCGTTCCTGACCGATGTCGCCGGGCGCGCCGCGGTCCGCACCGGTGGGGGCGTGGTCACCGACGTCGTCGACCTCGAGGCGGACGGTGACGGGCTGGTGGGTACGAAGCGCATCTTCGGCGGCGCGATGATCTCCCGCTGCCGGGTGCGGGCCGGACGCCCGGCGTTCTACGGCGTGTCCCCCAACGCCTTCACCGCCGAGGCGCCGGGTGGGCCCGCGCCCGAGGTCGTGCACCTCGACGTCGCGCTCGACGATCGGGCCAGGCGGGCGAGAATCGTCGAGCGTGTCGAGCAGTCAAGCGGCGGGCGCCCGGAGATGACCGAGGCGAGCGTCATCGTCGCGGGCGGCCGCGGCCTCGGCGACGCCGAGGCGTTCACGCTGATCGAGCAGCTCGCGGACGTGCTCGGCGGCGCGGTCGGCGCGTCCCGGGCCGCCACCGACGCGGGCTGGTACCCCCATCAGCACCAGATCGGCCAGACCGGCAAGACCGTCGCGCCACAGCTCTACATCGGCGCGGGGATCTCCGGGGCGATCCAGCACCGTGCGGGCATGCAGACCGCCCAGACCATCGTGGCGATCAACAAGGACCCCGAGGCGCCGATCTTCACCATCGCCGACTTCGGCGTGGTCGGCGACCTCCACAAGGTCATCCCGCCCCTCATCGAGGAGCTGAAGCGGCGTCGGGAGTAG